A section of the Candidatus Thermoplasmatota archaeon genome encodes:
- a CDS encoding CoB--CoM heterodisulfide reductase iron-sulfur subunit A family protein, whose product MSEKIRIGVFVCHCGLNIGATVDCAAVAEHAKKLPHVVYVEHNMYTCSEPGQLQIKNGIREHDLNRVVVASCSPRMHEPTFRATVADAGLNPFLFEMANIREHCSWIHKDKEAGTEKAKRLVELSVARAALLEPLDSREVGVTNTALVIGAGVAGMRAATDIADRGYDVHLVEREPYMGGKAAWFSKMFPLRKCEETCVGDCPHCLLVPEFEEVLDNPRITLHLNSEVASIDGYVGNFKATIRTQPIYVDREKCTYCGECTEVCPVSVPDERNYGMQKRKAIYLPSTGIVPRSYVIDDTVCSHFVGGKCAKKPSCVKACKFGAIDLKEKERTQEVDVGTIVVATGFDNYDPTKKEELHYKHPRVITAPEYERLSAYTGPTDGKLVIDGIEPKRVAFISCVGSREKEGNEYCSRVCCIFTAKQAHSVLKKLPDAKVAVYYTDVRAFGKGHEEFYQKVLDEGVDYRLRELEDPLKVTINNDNIKVRCKGHKDFKADLVVLATGLVPQHDSPEICRLLNLSLSGDGFFMEAHPKLRPIDTFTDGVFLAGCCQGPKDIADSMAQASGAAARACGILSKMALTLGVETAFSDETCIGCGTCVVVCQFGAITLEEIDGELRAVVNEALCKGCGTCIAACPSGAMQQRHYTDEQILAMIEAVAGGGA is encoded by the coding sequence ATGAGCGAGAAGATCAGGATTGGGGTCTTCGTCTGCCACTGCGGCCTGAACATAGGCGCGACGGTCGACTGCGCGGCGGTGGCGGAGCACGCGAAGAAGCTGCCCCACGTCGTCTACGTGGAGCACAACATGTACACGTGCTCGGAGCCCGGGCAGCTGCAGATCAAGAACGGAATCAGGGAGCACGACCTCAATCGCGTGGTCGTTGCCTCATGCTCCCCGCGAATGCACGAGCCCACCTTCCGGGCGACGGTCGCCGACGCGGGACTGAACCCCTTCCTCTTCGAGATGGCGAACATCCGCGAGCACTGCTCCTGGATCCACAAGGACAAGGAGGCGGGGACGGAGAAGGCGAAGAGGCTCGTGGAGCTGTCCGTGGCCCGCGCCGCGCTGCTGGAACCGCTCGACAGCAGGGAGGTCGGCGTGACCAACACGGCCCTGGTGATCGGAGCGGGCGTGGCGGGGATGCGCGCCGCGACGGACATCGCGGACAGGGGATACGACGTCCACCTCGTCGAGCGGGAGCCATACATGGGCGGGAAGGCCGCCTGGTTCAGCAAGATGTTCCCGCTGCGGAAGTGCGAGGAGACATGCGTGGGCGACTGCCCGCACTGCTTGCTCGTGCCCGAGTTCGAGGAGGTGCTGGACAACCCGCGAATAACGCTGCATCTGAACTCCGAGGTGGCGAGCATCGACGGCTACGTCGGCAACTTCAAGGCGACCATCCGCACGCAGCCGATCTATGTAGACCGCGAGAAGTGCACCTATTGCGGTGAGTGCACGGAGGTCTGTCCTGTTTCGGTGCCGGACGAGCGCAACTATGGTATGCAGAAGAGGAAGGCGATATACCTGCCCTCAACCGGGATTGTGCCCCGCTCGTACGTGATAGACGACACTGTCTGCAGCCACTTCGTTGGCGGGAAGTGCGCGAAGAAGCCGTCATGCGTGAAAGCGTGCAAGTTCGGCGCCATCGACCTGAAGGAGAAGGAGCGAACGCAGGAAGTGGACGTCGGAACGATCGTCGTCGCGACGGGCTTCGACAACTACGACCCGACGAAGAAGGAGGAGCTGCACTACAAGCATCCGCGGGTGATCACGGCACCGGAGTATGAGAGGCTGTCCGCCTACACTGGCCCGACGGATGGGAAGCTGGTCATCGACGGCATCGAACCCAAGCGGGTGGCGTTCATATCCTGCGTCGGCTCGCGCGAGAAGGAAGGCAACGAGTACTGCTCCCGCGTGTGCTGCATCTTCACGGCGAAGCAAGCTCATTCCGTTTTGAAGAAGCTGCCCGACGCGAAGGTCGCCGTCTACTACACGGACGTCCGCGCGTTCGGGAAGGGCCACGAGGAGTTCTACCAGAAGGTGCTGGACGAGGGCGTGGACTACCGGCTGCGCGAGCTGGAGGACCCGCTAAAAGTCACTATCAATAATGATAACATCAAGGTCAGGTGCAAAGGGCACAAGGACTTCAAGGCCGACCTGGTCGTCCTCGCGACGGGACTGGTGCCCCAGCACGATTCACCCGAGATCTGCAGGCTGCTGAACCTCTCGCTGTCGGGGGACGGCTTCTTCATGGAGGCGCATCCGAAGCTGAGGCCGATAGACACGTTCACGGACGGCGTCTTCCTAGCGGGCTGCTGCCAGGGGCCCAAGGACATAGCCGACTCGATGGCGCAGGCGTCCGGAGCCGCCGCCAGGGCGTGCGGGATACTCTCCAAGATGGCCCTCACGCTCGGAGTGGAGACCGCCTTCTCGGACGAGACGTGCATCGGCTGCGGGACCTGCGTGGTGGTCTGTCAGTTCGGCGCGATAACGCTGGAGGAGATCGATGGTGAGCTGCGCGCGGTCGTGAACGAGGCCCTCTGCAAGGGCTGCGGGACGTGCATAGCCGCCTGCCCGTCGGGTGCGATGCAGCAGCGCCATTACACGGACGAGCAGATACTGGCGATGATAGAGGCCGTGGCGGGAGGTGGCGCGTGA
- a CDS encoding hydrogenase iron-sulfur subunit, giving the protein MTFEPNILAFCCNWCSYAAADLAGIGRMDQPTNIKIVRVMCSGRVKPEFVIKALSDGVDGVLILGCHIGDCHYVTGNHRTLKRFQVLERLLEHIGIDPRRIRLDWASAAEAEPFSNMIREFTEQIRELGPNPYAGSYA; this is encoded by the coding sequence GTGACATTCGAGCCCAACATCCTCGCCTTCTGCTGCAACTGGTGCTCGTACGCCGCCGCCGATCTGGCGGGGATCGGGAGGATGGACCAGCCCACGAACATCAAGATCGTGCGCGTCATGTGCTCCGGGCGGGTGAAGCCCGAGTTCGTCATCAAGGCCCTCTCGGACGGCGTGGACGGTGTGCTGATCCTGGGCTGCCACATAGGCGACTGTCACTACGTGACCGGGAACCACAGAACGCTGAAGCGCTTCCAGGTCCTCGAGAGACTGCTCGAGCACATAGGGATAGACCCGCGAAGGATACGCCTGGACTGGGCGTCCGCGGCGGAGGCGGAGCCGTTCTCGAACATGATCAGGGAGTTCACGGAGCAGATACGTGAGCTCGGACCGAATCCGTATGCTGGTTCTTATGCTTGA
- a CDS encoding 4Fe-4S binding protein has protein sequence MLEDIRKLVKRTLDGGKVDGVLALWRENGRVGPHLFVKGDDVSTLEIDPKYNLAAVAILALASGVKKIALIGRGCDERALVELFKRYQIDEDAIEFIGMACSAEQAQACECDIPYPTEIRFGEKVKGVVPPELEDLTEMSLDERFAYWRDVFAKCIKCYGCKNACPVCVCQDCVLEDPMWVKKGEIPPEFPMFHLIRAYHMVDRCVHCYECEEACPMGIPLTLLYRQLRQDMKELFDYLPGASDAKPPLTTVLEDEKLEEGA, from the coding sequence ATGCTTGAAGACATCCGCAAGCTCGTGAAGAGGACCCTGGACGGGGGAAAGGTGGACGGAGTCCTCGCTCTCTGGCGGGAGAACGGGCGCGTGGGCCCGCACCTCTTCGTGAAGGGCGACGACGTCTCCACGCTGGAGATAGACCCGAAGTACAACCTCGCGGCCGTGGCCATCCTTGCGCTGGCGTCGGGAGTGAAGAAGATCGCGCTCATCGGGAGGGGATGCGACGAACGAGCGCTGGTGGAGCTGTTCAAGCGGTATCAGATAGATGAGGATGCGATCGAGTTCATCGGCATGGCATGCAGCGCGGAGCAGGCGCAGGCGTGCGAGTGCGACATCCCGTACCCGACGGAGATCCGATTCGGCGAGAAGGTGAAGGGGGTAGTCCCTCCCGAGCTGGAGGACCTCACGGAGATGTCCCTGGACGAGCGGTTCGCCTACTGGCGGGACGTGTTCGCGAAGTGCATCAAGTGCTACGGCTGCAAGAACGCCTGCCCGGTGTGCGTGTGCCAGGACTGCGTGCTCGAGGACCCGATGTGGGTGAAGAAGGGCGAGATACCGCCGGAGTTCCCGATGTTCCATCTGATCCGGGCGTATCACATGGTCGACCGCTGCGTGCACTGCTACGAGTGCGAGGAGGCCTGCCCGATGGGGATACCGCTGACGCTGCTCTACAGGCAGCTGAGGCAGGACATGAAGGAGCTGTTCGACTACCTGCCCGGGGCGAGCGATGCGAAGCCGCCGCTGACGACCGTGCTGGAGGACGAGAAGCTGGAGGAGGGCGCATGA
- the fdhF gene encoding formate dehydrogenase subunit alpha — MSYQSVLTTCPYCGCGCQFYLQVVNGNLVGIVPDKTHPIAEGALCIKGWNAHVFVQCEDRLQKPLIKEDGEFREATWDEALDLVAEKLGEIKERHGPDAIATLCSAKCTNEENYLLQKLTRATIGTNNVDHCARLCHASTVTGLAHAFGSGAMTNSVPEIDDSDVILITGSNTIEQHPLIGSRMVKARERGAKIILIDPRRVPMRLFSDLYLQFIPGTDVAWLNGMMHVILKEKLHDKKYIKERTEGFEDFEKVVKKYDPKTVEKICGIPANLLEEAARMFAKAERGSIFYSMGITQHITGTDNVKSVANLAMLTGNVGKRAAGVNPLRGQNNVQGACDVGALPNVYPGYQAVANEDAAKKFEKAWGTKLSREPGLTIVEITDAAREGNVKGMYIVGENPMISDPDIEHVRQGLEALDFLVVQDIFMTETAALADVVLPASSYAEKEGTFTATDRRVQRVRKAIEPVGESREDWKIIIDIAKRLGGKGFDFESPAEIMDELASLAPIYGGVSFARLDAGEDLLWPVKDPGHAGTEFLHEGQFTRGKGVFSPIEFREADELPDKEYPYILTTGRLMFQYHTGTMTRRTPALESESPNPFVEVNPEDAKELGIKDGDWLEVSSRRGSIKIQSRVANIVGKGVVFIPFHYAEAAANVLTNPALDPDSKIPELKVCAVAMKPLTK; from the coding sequence ATGAGCTACCAGAGCGTGCTGACGACCTGCCCGTACTGCGGCTGCGGCTGCCAGTTCTACCTGCAAGTGGTCAACGGGAACCTCGTTGGCATAGTGCCGGACAAGACGCACCCGATAGCCGAGGGAGCGCTCTGCATCAAGGGATGGAACGCGCACGTGTTCGTCCAGTGCGAGGATCGGCTGCAGAAGCCCCTGATTAAGGAGGACGGCGAGTTCCGCGAGGCCACTTGGGACGAGGCGCTGGACCTGGTGGCGGAGAAGCTCGGCGAGATCAAGGAGAGGCACGGGCCTGACGCTATTGCCACTCTCTGCAGCGCGAAGTGCACGAACGAGGAGAACTACCTGCTGCAGAAGCTGACGCGCGCGACCATAGGGACGAACAACGTGGACCACTGCGCCCGCCTGTGCCACGCGTCGACAGTGACGGGGCTCGCGCACGCTTTCGGAAGCGGGGCGATGACGAACAGCGTCCCGGAGATCGACGATTCTGATGTTATCCTGATCACTGGCTCGAACACGATAGAGCAGCACCCGCTGATAGGGTCGAGGATGGTGAAGGCCCGCGAGAGGGGTGCGAAGATCATCCTCATCGACCCGCGAAGGGTCCCGATGCGCCTGTTCTCCGACCTGTACCTGCAGTTCATCCCGGGGACGGACGTCGCCTGGCTGAACGGCATGATGCACGTCATCCTGAAGGAGAAGCTGCACGACAAGAAGTACATCAAGGAGCGCACGGAGGGCTTCGAGGACTTCGAGAAAGTGGTGAAGAAGTACGATCCGAAGACCGTGGAGAAGATCTGCGGGATCCCCGCCAACCTGCTCGAGGAAGCCGCAAGAATGTTCGCGAAGGCCGAGCGGGGCTCGATATTCTACTCGATGGGGATAACTCAGCACATCACGGGAACGGACAATGTGAAGTCCGTTGCGAATCTGGCGATGCTCACGGGAAACGTCGGAAAGCGCGCGGCGGGAGTGAACCCGCTCAGAGGGCAGAACAACGTGCAGGGCGCGTGCGATGTCGGCGCGTTGCCCAACGTGTATCCAGGGTATCAGGCGGTCGCAAACGAGGACGCCGCGAAGAAGTTCGAGAAGGCCTGGGGGACGAAGCTCTCGCGGGAGCCCGGGCTGACGATCGTGGAGATTACGGATGCCGCCAGAGAGGGCAATGTGAAGGGCATGTACATCGTGGGCGAGAACCCGATGATCAGCGACCCGGACATCGAGCACGTGAGGCAGGGGCTGGAGGCCCTTGACTTCCTCGTGGTGCAGGACATCTTCATGACGGAGACCGCCGCTCTGGCGGATGTGGTGCTTCCCGCTTCGAGCTATGCGGAGAAGGAGGGAACTTTCACCGCCACGGACAGGCGGGTCCAGCGGGTCCGCAAGGCGATAGAGCCTGTCGGCGAATCCCGCGAGGACTGGAAGATCATAATCGACATCGCCAAGCGCCTTGGCGGGAAGGGATTCGACTTCGAGTCGCCCGCCGAGATCATGGACGAGCTCGCATCACTTGCACCGATATATGGCGGGGTGTCCTTCGCCCGCCTGGACGCCGGGGAGGACCTGCTCTGGCCCGTGAAGGACCCCGGGCACGCGGGAACGGAGTTCCTGCACGAGGGGCAGTTCACCCGCGGGAAGGGAGTCTTCTCACCGATAGAGTTCAGGGAGGCGGACGAGCTTCCCGACAAGGAGTACCCGTACATCTTGACGACGGGGCGGCTGATGTTCCAGTACCACACGGGTACGATGACACGAAGAACGCCCGCCCTCGAGTCGGAGAGCCCGAACCCGTTCGTGGAAGTGAACCCCGAGGACGCGAAGGAGCTGGGCATCAAGGACGGCGACTGGCTGGAGGTGTCGAGCCGCAGGGGGAGCATAAAGATCCAATCTCGCGTCGCCAACATCGTCGGGAAGGGCGTTGTTTTCATCCCGTTCCACTACGCGGAGGCGGCCGCGAACGTGCTCACGAACCCAGCTCTGGACCCCGATTCGAAGATCCCGGAGCTGAAGGTCTGCGCGGTGGCCATGAAGCCGCTGACAAAGTGA
- a CDS encoding APC family permease yields MHSGKAKSKRRKLGLDELVAIGIGGMIGSGIYSLLGVAVRIAGGYAFLAFLLAGAIALFSGYSFAKLGRASKTNEGAFRYILMASGSRAFAGFNAWMMVLGYIGTVALYAYTFGAYCASFFEGYASYAVTRSVLAVVVIAVFVVVNLMRVESFGRFQLVLVSAGIGILLIFCVVGAIHLGVGNSVTIESTDPLLIPISAGIIFVGFQGFELVTASVRDAKSPERNISRAIYISIVITILLYLLGTIAATSVLTPAEILRFEERALGEAAVPILGGFGFLLVGIGALIAAAGAINATIFGTARFAKDVSKKGIMPSVFCRTKADRGTPYAGILMIGFFSAVLTLTGSLEVIAAFASIIFLLLYGFVSLANLKLRLQTGSPAWIPLVGSALCFFSLAAVVIYLGLRGPQTLLTIGIMFLALLVLWLAYQRFAGMSKEGRGT; encoded by the coding sequence ATGCACTCTGGTAAAGCCAAATCGAAGAGGCGAAAGCTCGGCTTGGACGAGCTAGTGGCCATCGGGATCGGCGGCATGATAGGCAGCGGCATCTACTCGCTCCTGGGTGTGGCCGTCCGCATAGCTGGCGGGTATGCTTTTCTCGCCTTTCTCCTGGCAGGAGCGATCGCTCTCTTCAGCGGGTACTCCTTCGCCAAGCTGGGGAGAGCCAGCAAGACGAATGAGGGGGCCTTCAGGTACATCCTGATGGCGTCGGGCAGTCGGGCCTTCGCGGGCTTCAACGCGTGGATGATGGTCCTCGGGTACATCGGCACCGTTGCCCTGTACGCCTACACTTTCGGCGCGTACTGCGCGTCCTTCTTCGAGGGTTATGCCAGCTACGCTGTGACAAGGAGCGTGCTGGCCGTCGTCGTGATAGCGGTATTCGTCGTCGTGAACCTCATGAGGGTGGAATCCTTCGGAAGGTTCCAGCTGGTCCTCGTCTCCGCGGGAATAGGCATCCTGCTCATCTTCTGCGTCGTGGGGGCGATCCACCTCGGTGTGGGGAACTCGGTGACTATAGAGAGCACTGACCCGCTCCTGATCCCCATCTCGGCAGGCATCATATTCGTGGGATTCCAAGGGTTCGAGCTCGTGACGGCATCCGTGAGGGATGCGAAGTCGCCTGAGAGGAACATCTCGAGGGCGATCTACATCTCCATAGTCATCACCATCCTGCTGTATCTTCTCGGGACCATCGCGGCCACCTCCGTCCTGACGCCCGCCGAGATCCTCAGGTTCGAGGAACGTGCGCTGGGAGAGGCGGCGGTTCCCATCTTGGGAGGATTCGGGTTCCTCCTCGTCGGCATAGGCGCCCTCATCGCAGCGGCTGGAGCGATCAACGCGACAATATTCGGCACAGCTCGATTCGCCAAGGACGTGTCCAAGAAAGGCATCATGCCATCCGTCTTCTGCAGGACGAAGGCCGACAGGGGAACGCCGTACGCCGGAATACTCATGATCGGCTTCTTCTCCGCCGTTCTGACGCTGACCGGGAGCTTGGAGGTCATAGCCGCCTTTGCCAGCATAATCTTCCTCCTCCTCTACGGGTTCGTCTCCCTGGCGAATCTGAAGCTCAGACTGCAAACTGGAAGTCCCGCTTGGATTCCTCTTGTGGGCTCCGCGCTCTGCTTCTTCTCCCTTGCTGCCGTCGTGATCTACCTGGGCCTGAGAGGCCCGCAGACCCTCCTGACCATCGGGATCATGTTCCTGGCGCTTCTCGTTCTGTGGCTTGCCTATCAGAGGTTTGCGGGAATGTCCAAGGAAGGACGCGGGACTTGA
- a CDS encoding VIT1/CCC1 transporter family protein: MSLGRLRQRIRDTSERTDLASTSRRYFVLGAFDGTLIVLGVVLGAYAAGVASEHMEIILFAGLSAAVALSVSSAVGAYEAERVEKLLSRASIERALLTDVSEEQAEVFRFATLLSALVHASAPLIAATVPLIPFVIIPDLGMAVLTSVVMTLSVLFILGAYLGNLVKERVFMTGMRFVLAGLATAVILFAIGMVN; encoded by the coding sequence ATGAGCTTAGGGCGTCTGAGGCAGCGGATCAGGGACACGAGCGAGAGAACGGACCTCGCCTCAACATCGAGAAGGTATTTTGTGCTGGGAGCGTTCGATGGGACCCTCATCGTTCTCGGTGTCGTTCTGGGTGCATACGCTGCTGGCGTGGCCTCGGAGCACATGGAGATAATACTCTTCGCGGGGCTGTCGGCGGCAGTGGCTCTCTCTGTCTCCAGCGCTGTCGGGGCCTATGAGGCCGAGCGCGTGGAGAAGCTCCTCTCGAGGGCAAGCATCGAAAGGGCGCTTCTGACCGATGTGAGCGAGGAACAAGCCGAGGTCTTCAGGTTCGCCACCCTGCTCAGTGCCCTCGTTCACGCGTCCGCCCCGCTGATCGCAGCGACGGTTCCTCTTATTCCTTTCGTCATAATCCCGGACCTGGGGATGGCTGTTCTCACTTCCGTTGTGATGACTCTGAGCGTGCTCTTCATCTTGGGCGCTTACTTGGGCAACCTGGTGAAGGAAAGGGTGTTTATGACGGGGATGCGGTTCGTTCTCGCAGGTCTGGCGACGGCTGTCATCCTGTTCGCCATCGGGATGGTCAACTGA
- a CDS encoding DUF1211 domain-containing protein has product MAFRRLRYEGMNLGTQRIENLTDGMFAIIMTILVLNLSLPVVTGSGSDDLSERLIEMLPDIWAYALSFAVLAVAWMLHHYQFSFIRDTDSLLLWLNIIFLMFASLIPFSTVLLREPDQAVALRVYDTNIFLVLLALYALWWYATRGCRLVDTNIEKRAVRLMKVTLIAGMAFFAVGVALTFFDAGISGGFLSALGTLYVILTALGAHRVGQLAACESEQSQV; this is encoded by the coding sequence ATGGCGTTCCGCCGACTCCGGTACGAGGGAATGAACCTGGGCACCCAGCGCATCGAGAACCTCACGGACGGAATGTTCGCGATAATCATGACCATCTTGGTGCTGAATCTCTCATTGCCTGTCGTGACGGGATCCGGGTCGGATGACCTTTCGGAGAGGCTCATCGAGATGTTGCCGGACATCTGGGCCTACGCCTTGAGCTTCGCTGTGCTGGCCGTCGCGTGGATGTTGCATCACTATCAGTTCAGCTTCATCAGGGACACCGACAGCTTGCTCCTTTGGTTGAACATAATCTTCCTGATGTTCGCATCGCTGATACCCTTCAGCACCGTGCTCCTGAGGGAGCCGGACCAGGCGGTCGCGCTCAGGGTCTACGATACGAACATCTTCCTGGTCCTGCTCGCGCTCTACGCACTTTGGTGGTACGCCACCCGCGGTTGCCGCCTGGTGGACACGAACATCGAAAAGCGGGCGGTTCGCCTGATGAAGGTCACGCTCATCGCGGGCATGGCGTTCTTCGCGGTAGGAGTCGCACTCACCTTCTTCGATGCTGGAATCAGCGGTGGATTCCTCAGTGCGCTCGGCACATTATACGTTATCTTGACAGCGCTGGGAGCACATCGTGTCGGGCAATTGGCGGCTTGTGAGAGTGAGCAATCACAGGTCTGA
- a CDS encoding acetate uptake transporter, with translation MQQESPESTTEIKDTTANPAPLGLMAFGMTTVLLNFHNAGFFALGTMILSMGIFYGGIAQIIAGAMEWKKNNTFGTLAFTSYGLFWLSLVGLLVMPQLGLGEAASDSAMVAYLSMWGLFTAVMFIATLKLNRALQFIFGSLTLLFVLLALGHATGNSTITQIAGYEGIICGLSSIYTALAQVLNEVYGRVVAPIWPVK, from the coding sequence ATGCAGCAAGAATCGCCTGAATCGACCACGGAGATAAAGGACACGACTGCCAACCCCGCGCCGCTCGGCCTGATGGCCTTCGGGATGACCACGGTGCTGTTGAACTTTCACAACGCGGGCTTCTTCGCGTTGGGGACCATGATACTGTCCATGGGCATCTTCTACGGCGGCATAGCCCAGATCATCGCGGGGGCAATGGAGTGGAAGAAGAACAACACGTTCGGGACATTGGCGTTCACCTCTTACGGCCTCTTCTGGCTCTCCCTGGTCGGCCTGCTCGTGATGCCACAGCTGGGACTGGGCGAGGCCGCCAGCGACTCCGCGATGGTCGCCTATCTGTCCATGTGGGGCTTGTTCACCGCGGTCATGTTCATAGCCACGTTGAAGCTGAACAGAGCGCTCCAGTTCATCTTCGGCAGCCTGACACTGCTGTTCGTCTTGCTGGCGTTGGGACACGCCACGGGCAACTCCACCATAACGCAGATCGCGGGCTACGAAGGCATAATCTGCGGGCTCTCGTCCATATACACTGCCCTGGCTCAGGTGCTGAACGAAGTGTACGGGAGGGTCGTTGCTCCCATATGGCCCGTGAAGTAG
- the acsA gene encoding acetate--CoA ligase, producing MPKRKLEFRKKTFEEEPNMKLYEEAVKGFKWADWEKEFDWHKTGKVNMAHEAIDRHVETWRKNKVALYYIDDERYEKYTFQEMMFLSNRFANVLRKYGVKKGDRVFTFAPRSPEVYVSIFGILKVGAIPSPLFEAFMADAIRDRMQDSAAVAIVTASFMKDRIPKKDLPALKHVFVIDADQDELEEGEVSWKEEMDSASKKLDRIQWLKREDPLILHYTSGSTGKPKGVLHVQNAMVGHLLTARWVLDLHEDDIYWCTSDPGWVTGTSYGMFGPWLNGVSNVIRGGRFNPESWYWTIEELGITVWYSAPTAFRLLMAAGTDTAKKYDLSSLRYIVSVGEPLNPEVIRWGWEAYDGRTIHENWWMTETGHMLIANVPTMEVRLGSMGRPLPGVEAAIIDNDGNVLPANEIGNLAIKKGWPGMMRKIWKNPKKYKSYFENDPWFLSGDSAYMDKDGFFWFQGRIDDVIKTAGERVGPFEVESKLIEHPAVAVAGVIGKPDPIRGDIIKAFVQLRRGYKPSEKLKKEIALFVKTGLAAHAVPREIEFKDKLPVTRSGKIMRRVLKAWELGLPAGDLSTMED from the coding sequence ATGCCGAAGAGGAAGCTTGAGTTCCGAAAGAAGACCTTCGAAGAAGAGCCCAACATGAAGCTGTACGAGGAGGCCGTCAAAGGCTTCAAGTGGGCGGACTGGGAGAAGGAGTTCGATTGGCACAAGACTGGAAAGGTGAACATGGCCCACGAGGCCATAGACAGGCACGTCGAGACGTGGCGCAAGAACAAGGTCGCCCTCTACTACATCGACGACGAGAGGTACGAGAAGTACACGTTCCAGGAGATGATGTTCCTCTCCAACAGGTTCGCCAATGTCCTCCGCAAGTACGGCGTCAAGAAGGGCGACAGGGTATTCACGTTCGCTCCCCGCTCGCCGGAGGTGTACGTCAGCATTTTCGGGATCCTCAAGGTGGGCGCCATACCCAGCCCGCTGTTCGAGGCATTCATGGCGGACGCCATCCGCGACAGGATGCAGGACAGCGCTGCGGTCGCCATAGTCACCGCCAGCTTCATGAAGGACAGGATACCGAAGAAGGACCTTCCCGCGCTGAAGCACGTCTTCGTGATAGATGCTGACCAGGACGAGCTCGAAGAGGGCGAGGTAAGCTGGAAGGAGGAGATGGACTCGGCCTCCAAGAAGCTCGACAGGATCCAGTGGCTCAAGCGGGAGGACCCGCTCATTCTCCACTACACGTCCGGCTCGACGGGCAAACCCAAGGGCGTCCTGCACGTCCAGAACGCGATGGTCGGGCACTTACTGACCGCTCGATGGGTCCTCGACCTTCACGAGGACGACATCTACTGGTGCACGTCCGACCCGGGGTGGGTGACGGGAACTTCGTACGGAATGTTCGGCCCGTGGCTGAACGGCGTCTCCAACGTCATCCGCGGCGGTCGGTTCAATCCCGAGAGCTGGTACTGGACGATCGAGGAGCTCGGCATCACGGTCTGGTACAGCGCCCCCACGGCGTTCAGGCTGCTCATGGCCGCCGGGACTGACACCGCCAAGAAGTACGACCTCTCGAGCCTGCGGTACATAGTCAGCGTCGGCGAGCCGCTCAACCCCGAGGTCATCCGATGGGGATGGGAGGCCTACGACGGTCGCACCATACACGAGAACTGGTGGATGACCGAGACCGGTCACATGCTCATCGCCAACGTCCCCACGATGGAGGTCCGTCTGGGTTCCATGGGACGCCCGCTCCCGGGGGTCGAGGCGGCGATCATCGACAACGATGGCAACGTTCTCCCGGCCAACGAGATAGGCAATCTGGCCATCAAGAAGGGCTGGCCGGGCATGATGCGCAAAATCTGGAAGAACCCGAAGAAGTACAAGTCCTACTTCGAGAACGACCCCTGGTTCCTTAGCGGGGACTCTGCATACATGGACAAGGACGGCTTTTTCTGGTTCCAGGGTCGAATCGACGATGTCATCAAGACCGCCGGCGAGCGCGTCGGTCCCTTTGAGGTGGAGAGCAAGCTCATCGAGCATCCTGCCGTCGCGGTGGCGGGCGTCATTGGGAAGCCCGATCCGATCCGTGGCGACATCATCAAGGCGTTCGTTCAGCTGAGGAGGGGATACAAGCCCTCCGAGAAGCTGAAGAAGGAGATAGCGCTGTTCGTCAAGACAGGGCTGGCGGCCCACGCCGTCCCGCGCGAGATCGAGTTCAAGGACAAGCTGCCCGTCACGAGGAGCGGGAAGATCATGCGGCGCGTCCTGAAGGCGTGGGAGCTCGGACTTCCGGCGGGCGACCTGTCCACGATGGAGGATTAG
- a CDS encoding DUF5654 family protein: MDEDEDERKLTVREVRVTIAASLAAAFGFVIALVWKEVVMSGFALAGIDLAATPDLAGWIYFMVTALILTFVMIILIIMISRWGGKE, encoded by the coding sequence ATGGATGAGGATGAAGATGAGAGGAAGTTGACGGTCAGGGAGGTGCGGGTCACCATAGCGGCTTCCCTGGCTGCGGCGTTCGGCTTCGTGATCGCTCTCGTATGGAAGGAGGTCGTGATGAGCGGCTTCGCTTTGGCGGGGATCGACCTGGCGGCGACACCTGACCTGGCGGGCTGGATATACTTCATGGTCACGGCGCTCATACTTACGTTCGTGATGATAATCCTGATCATCATGATCAGCCGCTGGGGCGGGAAGGAATAG